In the genome of Candidatus Polarisedimenticolaceae bacterium, the window TTCGAGTCGGCGCTCCGGGCGCCGAGGGAGGACGCCGGAATGCTGGAGCCCCGGGCCGTCGGATTCTCCGTGACCCACATGGACGCGCTGGCGGCGTGGGCGATCTGGACCGGCGGGCTGGCCTGCGCGATGTGGACCGCGCACCGGGAACGGCGCCGCCGCGGCGATGCCGATCCGGCCTCGGGGTTCCCCGTCGGAGGGCCGGTCCCCTCGATCGAGGATCCCGCCGTCGACGCGGACGCCCTGCTCGTCCGACGACTCCGGGCGGGCGAACGGCGCGCCTTCGAGGACGTGGTCCAGCGCTACAGCGGCCGGATGCTGGCCGTCGCGCGGCGATTCGTCCGCGAGCCGGAGGATGCCCGCGACGTCGTCCAGGAGGCGTTCATCTCCGCATTCCGCAACTTCGACAGCTACCACGGCGAGGCGCGCCTTTCCACCTGGCTTCACCGGATCGTGGTGAACGCCGCGCTGATGCGGATCCGCAGCCGGAGCCGCAGGCCGGAGGAGTCGATCGAGGCGTTGCTCCCGAAGTTCGGCGAGGACGGCCACTCGGTGCAGCCCGCGCACCTCTGGGTCGAGACGACCCACGAGAGCGTGGAGCGCGAGCAGCGCGCCGCGCTCGTGCGCCGCTGCATCGACGAGCTGCCGGATTCGTACCGGACCGTGCTGCTCATGAGGGACATCGAAGAGCTCGACACGGCCGAGACGGCGGCCCTGCTCGGGACGACCGAAAACGCCGTCAAGATCCGGCTCCATCGCGCGCGGCAGGCCCTTCGCGCCCTGTTGGACCCCCACCTGCGGAGGACGCGCGCATGATCACCTGCCGAGATTTCGTCGAGTTCCTGTGGGCCTACGTCGCCGGGGAGCTCCCTTCCGACCAGCGATCCGAGTTCGACGCGCACATGGCGATCTGCCCGCACTGCGTCAACTACCTCGACTCGTATGCGAAGACCGTTCGGCTCGAGAAGGCGGCGTTCGAGAACCTCGACGAGCCCGTTCCCACCGAGATGCCCGAGGAGCTCGTGAAGGCGATCCTCGCCGCGCGGGGAAAGGGCGGGCGGTAGCCTCAGCTCCGCCCGCCCCTTCCGATCAGAGCCTCACCCGATACACGCTCGTCCTTGCCGTGAGGAACAACGTCCTCCCGTCGTCCCCCCCGAATGCGAAGTTCGCCGGGAGCTCGGGAAGCCGGATCGTGCCGAGGTGTTTCCCCGCGGCGGAGAGGACCCACACGCCGCCGGGACCGGAGACGAAGAGGTTCCCGCGGGGATCGACCTTGATCCCGTCGAGCGCCTCGGACTCCGGAGCCGCGCCCATGTCGAAGAAGACACGACCGTTCGCGAGACCGCCGTCCGGCCGGACCTCGTAACGCATCACGACCTTCCTCTTCGGGTCCCAGTTGGCGACGTACAGGTACGTCTCGTCCGGGGAGAAGGCGAGGCCGTTCGGGCCGAGCAGATCCTTCGAGACCACCTTCAACACGCCGTCCTTCAGTGCGAACACCCCGTAGAAGGGGAGCTCGCGCCGCGGGTCGTCGTGGTACTTCGGAAGCCCGAACGGGGGATCGGTGAAGTAGAGGGTGCCGTCGGAACGGTAGACGAGGTCGTTCGGGCTGTTGAGACGTTTCCCCTCGAACCGGTCGGCGAGGACGGTGATCGCCCCGTTCGGTTCGAGGCGCACGACGCGCCGGCGGCCGTGTTCGTCGATCGTGAGACGCCCCTCGGCGTCGAGGGCAAGCCCGTTCGATCCGGGCTGGCCGTATTCACCCACGTCGAGCCCGGCGTAGCCGCTCTTGGTGCGATAGACGCTCACCTGGCCGTCCGGGGCCCAGCGATAGATCGCGTTCGCGTTGGGGTCGCTGAACAGCAGGTAGCCGCCCTGCTTCACCCAGACGGGTCCCTCCGTGAACTGGAAGCCCCGCGCCACCCGCTCGAACACCGCGTCCCTCGGAACGACGGCGTCGAGGGCGGGATCGAGGCGTTCGACGGTCGCCTTCACGACCTCGAACGCCCCGAGCTTGCCCGACTTGAAGAAGTCCAGAGTCGCCGAACGCACCCACACGCGGTTCTTCGGCGGCTCGGCAAGTGGACCGTTCGCGGCGAAAACCTCGAGCTTGAACGTGCGACCCGGCTTCGCGTCGGAGGTGAGCACGACCCGGTTGGGGGCGTTGAACCCCTTGATGAGCGCCCCTCCGGTCTGGCCGAGGACCTTGGGCAACGCCCCGTCCACGCGGATCTCGGCGTAGTCGTCGACCACGATCTCGAAAACGACCGCGTTCCCCGCCGTCGAGAGGGTCCCGACCTTCTCCGGGATCGTGACGCTCGTCCGGTACCAGGCGAACGCGCGTCCTCCCATGGTGCGGCGGGTCTCGAGGGCTTCCGGGAGGATCGCCTCGTCGGCCCCGTCCCCCTCGGCGAACCTCCACTGGGCCTTGACGAGCGCGGCGCCCTCGGCCGACTGAAGATCGACGATCGCGTCGGGATTTCCGGCCACGGGGGCGTCGGGGGTGACCTGGGCGGCGGCGGGGAGCGCCGCGAGCGCAACGGAGAGGACGACCCGGCGCATCATCGGGTCTCCTCCACCTTGACGACGTAATAGAGGAAGGGAGCCTTGACCTCGCGGAACCAGTGCGGCGTCCCCGCCGGGACGACCGCGACGTCCCCCTTCTTCAGCGTGAGGGTCTTCCCGCCGTCGATCGACGCGCCGCGAACCTCGCCGGGTGCGGTGGACTTTCCATCCACCACGCTCCCGCCGACCACGAACGTCGCCTCGCCGTCGAGCACGTGGATCGTGTCGGTTTCGGCCAGGTGGACTTCCGCGGCGCCCGCCTTCTCGCGGCGCGAGGCGTGGATCTTGTAACCCGGCACCTCGACGAGGGGCTTTCCCTCGGCGAAGGCGGCGGCGACCTCCTTCGAGGGGATGAAGGTGGTCTCGGCGGACGCGACCGACGCTCCCGCCGCGGCGGCGACGACGGCGATGTCCTCGTCCTGCTGGGCGCTCGCGGCTCCGGCGACGCCCACCGCGCCGACGACCTGCCCGTGGACGACGACGGGGACGCCCCCCTGCAGCGGGAGCAGCTCTTCGTTGGCGACGAGGGAGAGACGGCCGTTCTTGATGGCGTTCTCGAACAGGCTCGTCGGCTTGCGGAAGTTCGCCGCCGAGCGGGCCTTGGCGATCGCGATGTTGGACGCGGCGGCGAAGGTGCCGTCGAGACGGACGAGGGCGAGCAGGTTGCCGCCGTCGTCGACGACGGCGATCGCGCCGCCCGCGTCGTGCTTGCGGGCCTCGGCTTCGGCTGCGGCGACGACTGCGCGCGCTCCGCCGAGGGTGAGGGAGGGTTTGTTCTCGACGCGGGGGGCCGCCTGGGCGGCCCCCGCGATCGCGACGGACAGGAGAAGGGCGAGCGTGCGGGACACGGGGACCTCCAGGGAATGAAGGAAGGGAGTTACTTGGCGGCCGGAGTGAAGGAGGCTTCGCCGAGGTTCACTTCGGCGAAGGCGCACCAGATCTGGACCTTGGCGACGTCCTTCACGTACGAGGGGACGGTGATGGTGCGGTTGACCTTGTCGCCCTTGATCGGCAGGCGCTGGAGCAGGTAGGTGTTCCCCTTCGAGTCCACGACCTGCCAGTGCGGATCCGGGGTGTCGGGGACCTTGAAGTCATCCGACACGGTGAGGACGATCTTGCCGCCCTCGTTGGAGTGGGTCACGTAACCGGTGTTGGCCTTCGGCCCCTGGAAGGGGGTCGAATCGTGGGCGGCCAGCGCCGGCGCGGCGACGAAGGCCAGGACGGCGGCGGCCAGGGTGAGCTTGCGGATCATCTCGGGATCTCCTTTCGAGTTCGGGACGTCGTGTCCCGCGCAGGGTGGGATTCCCGGTCCCGAAAGGCGTTACGAGGTTTCAGCCGCTCCAGGCGGCGACGAGGCGGAGCACGTCGCGCGTCGTCGCGGGGCGCGATCCCCTCTCCACGTTCGCGCGGCCGATCTCGAAGGCAAGCCGCCACTGCGCGAACAACGTCCTCCACGCGCGGACGACTCCGTGGCGCGGGTCGTAGATGTGCGTCGACTCGGAGAGGACGCCGTTGAGCTCGAGGATCTTCAGGTTGCGCCCGGCGAGCAGATCCGCCTCGGTCGGGGCGCGCAGGTCGAACCGCCCGAAATGGAAGCCACGGACGCCGCGGGCGATCGCGTCGATCGCCGCGATGAGCTCCGGAGTCGCGAACCGCGCGCCGTCGAGGAAGATCGCGCCGCGGCAGTGATTGCCGATCGTCGCCAGCGGGACGCGCTCGCCATCGGGAGGGATCTCCTCCAGGCGGTCGGCGAGTCGCTCGAGGTAGATCCCCGCCATCGCGACGGCGCGCGGATCGTCCAGCACGAGCGCTTCGATGCTGCGGCGGCCGTCGCCGGTGACGAACGGGAGCCTCTTCTCGGTGATCGAGATCACGCGGTCGTCGGCCCAGA includes:
- a CDS encoding zf-HC2 domain-containing protein, giving the protein MITCRDFVEFLWAYVAGELPSDQRSEFDAHMAICPHCVNYLDSYAKTVRLEKAAFENLDEPVPTEMPEELVKAILAARGKGGR
- a CDS encoding heme-binding protein; amino-acid sequence: MSRTLALLLSVAIAGAAQAAPRVENKPSLTLGGARAVVAAAEAEARKHDAGGAIAVVDDGGNLLALVRLDGTFAAASNIAIAKARSAANFRKPTSLFENAIKNGRLSLVANEELLPLQGGVPVVVHGQVVGAVGVAGAASAQQDEDIAVVAAAAGASVASAETTFIPSKEVAAAFAEGKPLVEVPGYKIHASRREKAGAAEVHLAETDTIHVLDGEATFVVGGSVVDGKSTAPGEVRGASIDGGKTLTLKKGDVAVVPAGTPHWFREVKAPFLYYVVKVEETR
- a CDS encoding SMP-30/gluconolactonase/LRE family protein; this translates as MRRVVLSVALAALPAAAQVTPDAPVAGNPDAIVDLQSAEGAALVKAQWRFAEGDGADEAILPEALETRRTMGGRAFAWYRTSVTIPEKVGTLSTAGNAVVFEIVVDDYAEIRVDGALPKVLGQTGGALIKGFNAPNRVVLTSDAKPGRTFKLEVFAANGPLAEPPKNRVWVRSATLDFFKSGKLGAFEVVKATVERLDPALDAVVPRDAVFERVARGFQFTEGPVWVKQGGYLLFSDPNANAIYRWAPDGQVSVYRTKSGYAGLDVGEYGQPGSNGLALDAEGRLTIDEHGRRRVVRLEPNGAITVLADRFEGKRLNSPNDLVYRSDGTLYFTDPPFGLPKYHDDPRRELPFYGVFALKDGVLKVVSKDLLGPNGLAFSPDETYLYVANWDPKRKVVMRYEVRPDGGLANGRVFFDMGAAPESEALDGIKVDPRGNLFVSGPGGVWVLSAAGKHLGTIRLPELPANFAFGGDDGRTLFLTARTSVYRVRL
- a CDS encoding sigma-70 family RNA polymerase sigma factor, encoding MRILVLVFMAAVGCRARVPGFAKPVRPERHPSFESALRAPREDAGMLEPRAVGFSVTHMDALAAWAIWTGGLACAMWTAHRERRRRGDADPASGFPVGGPVPSIEDPAVDADALLVRRLRAGERRAFEDVVQRYSGRMLAVARRFVREPEDARDVVQEAFISAFRNFDSYHGEARLSTWLHRIVVNAALMRIRSRSRRPEESIEALLPKFGEDGHSVQPAHLWVETTHESVEREQRAALVRRCIDELPDSYRTVLLMRDIEELDTAETAALLGTTENAVKIRLHRARQALRALLDPHLRRTRA